One Lepus europaeus isolate LE1 chromosome X, mLepTim1.pri, whole genome shotgun sequence genomic window carries:
- the LOC133753233 gene encoding protein BEX1-like, with product MESKEEQAVKNLSVQTADQENEAKDEKEQENKREPVALPLEAGEYLVPRGNRRRFRARQPIVHYRWGMIHRLGGPQARVGEENMERFGEELRQLMQKLQEKQLSHSLRAVSTDPPHHDHHDEFCLMP from the coding sequence ATGGAGTCCAAAGAGGAACAAGCAGTGAAAAACCTCAGCGTGCAAACTGCCGACCAGGAAAACGAAGCAAAAGATGAAAaggaacaagaaaataaaagggaGCCCGTGGCCCTCCCTTTGGAAGCTGGAGAATACTTGGTGCCTAGAGGAAACCGTAGACGGTTCCGCGCTAGGCAGCCCATTGTGCATTACAGATGGGGCATGATACATAGGCTTGGAGGGCCGCAAGCAAGAGTGGGAGAAGAAAATATGGAAAGGTTTGGGGAGGAGCTGAGACAGCTGATGcagaagctgcaggaaaagcagtTGAGTCACAGTTTGCGGGCTGTCAGTACTGACCCCCCTCACCATGACCACCATGATGAGTTCTGCCTTATGCCCTGA